The following coding sequences lie in one Peromyscus maniculatus bairdii isolate BWxNUB_F1_BW_parent chromosome 3, HU_Pman_BW_mat_3.1, whole genome shotgun sequence genomic window:
- the Adipor2 gene encoding adiponectin receptor protein 2, whose product MNEPAERRLGCTRTPEPDIRLRKGHQLDDTRGDNNDSRQGDLEPTLETSVGSSYYKPSSEDLECEDDNSQEDEGFMGMSPLLQAHHAMERMEEFVCKVWEGRWRVIPHDVLPDWLKDNDFLLHGHRPPMPSFRACFKSIFRIHTETGNIWTHLLGCVFFLCLGIFYMFRPNISFVAPLQEKVVFGLFFLGAILCLSFSWLFHTVYCHSEGVSRLFSKLDYSGIALLIMGSFVPWLYYSFYCNPQPCFIYLIVICVLGIAAIIVSQWDMFATPQYRGVRAGVFVGLGLSGIIPTLHYVISEGFLKAATIGQIGWLMLMASLYITGAALYAARIPERFFPGKCDIWFHSHQLFHIFVVAGAFVHFHGVSNLQEFRFMIGGGCTEEDAL is encoded by the exons ATGAACGAGCCAGCAGAACGCCGATTGGGGTGCACCAGGACTCCAGAGCCAGATATAAGGCTCAGAAAAGGGCACCAACTTGATGATACAAGGGGAGATAACAATGACAGCCGCCAAGGAGATTTGGAGCCCACTCTAGAGACATCTGTTGGTTCTTCCTATTATAAACCT AGCTCTGAGGACCTTGAGTGTGAAGATGACAACTCCCAGGAGGATGAAGGGTTTATGGGCATGTCCCCTCTCCTCCAAGCCCACCATGCTATGGAGAGAATGGAAGAGTTTGTTTGTAAG GTCTGGGAAGGTCGATGGCGAGTAATCCCTCATGATGTGCTGCCAGATTGGCTTAAGGATAATGATTTCCTTCTGCATGGACACCGACCTCCTATGCCTTCTTTCCGGGCCTGTTTTAAGAGCATTTTcagaatacacacagagacaggcaaCATCTGGACACATCTCCTAG GTTGTGTATTCTTCCTGTGCCTGGGGATCTTTTATATGTTCCGCCCAAATATATCCTTTGTGGCCCCTCTGCAAGAGAAAGTGGTCTTTGGGCTGTTCTTCTTGGGCGCCATTCTCTGCCTTTCATTTTCATGGCTCTTCCACACAGTCTACTGCCACTCAGAAGGGGTCTCCCGACTCTTCTCTAA ATTGGATTACTCTGGTATTGCTCTTCTGATCATGGGAAGTTTTGTTCCTTGGCTTTATTATTCTTTCTACTGTAACCCACAACCTTGCTTCATCTACCTGATTGTCATCTGTGTGCTGGGCATTGCAGCCATTATCGTCTCCCAGTGGGACATGTTTGCCACCCCTCAGTATCGGGGGGTCAgagcag GAGTGTTTGTGGGCTTAGGCCTGAGTGGAATCATCCCTACCTTGCACTATGTCATCTCAGAAGGCTTCCTGAAGGCTGCCACCATAGGGCAGATAGGCTGGCTAATGCTCATGGCTAGCCTCTATATCACAGGAGCCGCACTCTACGCTGCCCGCATCCCTGAACGCTTCTTTCCTGGCAAATGTGACATCTGG TTCCACTCTCATCAGCTGTTCCACATCTTCGTGGTTGCTGGTGCCTTCGTTCACTTCCACGGCGTCTCTAACCTGCAGGAATTCCGGTTCATGATTGGCGGGGGCTGCACTGAAGAGGATGCACTGTGA